The genomic segment AGGTGGAAGTGCTCAAGGTTTCCGCTACGTCCAAGCCGAAGGCGGTCGCCGGCGCGCTGGCGGCGGTGGTACGGGAAAAGGGTGTGGTGGAGATTCAGGCGGTGGGAGCCGGCGCGGTGAACCAGGGCGTGAAAGCCATCGCCATCGCGCGCGGGTTCGTCGCTCCCAACGGCATCGACCTGGTGTGCGTCCCGGCGTTCAGCGAGATCGAGATCGACGGCGAGGAGCGGACGGCCATCCGGTTCATCGTCGGGCCTCGCTGACGCCGCGCCGGTGCTTGGACATATGTTTCCCATGCCGGCCATATAAGTGTGCCAAGGACGGGCTACGGCTGCCACAGGGAGGTGCCACCATGCCGCATGACGCCAATCAGGCGGCAGACTTGGCCCTGGTCGCTCGCGTGCGGGCCGGCGACGGGGCGGCCCGCGAGGAGCTGATCAGGAAGTACACGCCCATGGTGAAACATATCGTCCGGCACCATGCCGCGGGTTTCCTGGACTTCGACGATCTGACCCAGGAGGGACTCATCGGGCTGTTGGGGGCCATCGACGAGTACCGGCCCGAAGAGTTCGAGGTCAAGTTCAGCTCCTTCGCCTATCTGTGCATTCTCCGCAAGGTGTACAACGCCATTAAGCAAACGCGCGGGAACAAGCACCGCCTCTTGAACGAAGCGGTGTCGTTGCACAGCCCGGCGTTCGCCGACGAAACGCGGACCGTGCTGGATCGGGTCGACGACGACGCGCAGCCCGACCCGTGCGACGTGGTGGCCGACAAGCTGATGGCGCAGCATCTGACGCGGCTGTTGCGCAACCACCTGTCGCTGCTGGAGTTCACCGTCGTGCAGCTGATGATGCAAGGATACACGGCCGCCGAGATTCAGCGGCTGGTGGGCGTCAAGGCGAAGACCGTCGACAACGCCCGGACGCGCGCGAAGTTGAAACTGCGGCGCATCGTGGAGCGGTACGGCTCGCTGTCGGACCCGGCGGTACCGCTCAAGCCGCGCCGCCGGCGCGACGTCTACGGGCACCTGCGGGCCGTGGCGCGCCGGTGAACGCTTCGGCGGCCGTGCCGCCCTGACCGTCGGGCGCGTTTGTGGTAAAATGCAGGGGTGGTTTCCAGGGAGGTGCCACCCTTCGTGCGCTTACTCGCGCTCCGACTGCTGGGCTTCAAGTCGTTTCCCGACGCGACGGAGCTGCGCTTCGGCCCCGGCGTAACCGCCATCGTGGGGCCGAACGGCAGCGGCAAGAGCAACATCGTCGACGCCGTCCGTTGGGTGCTGGGCGAGCAAAATACGCGGGCGCTGCGCAGCGCGCGCGTGCCCGATCTCATCTTCAACGGCACCGCCCACCGCAAGCCTCTCGGGATGGGCCAAGTGACGCTGGTCATCGACAACAGCGACGAAACGCTCCCCCTGGAGTATTCGGAAGTCCATATCATGCGCCGCGTGCATCGCTCGGGCGAGAGCGAGTTTTTCATCAACGGCACGCCGTGCCGCTTGCGCGACGTTCAGCACTTGTTTCTCGGCACCGGGCTCGGGCGCGGCGGCATGGCCGTCATCGGCCAAGGCGAGATTGACGCCGTGCTGAGCGCCGACCCGGCGGAGCGTCGCTTGCTCATCGAGGAAACGGCCGGCACGAGCCGCTACACCGCGCAGAAGCGGCTGGCGGAGCAGCGGCTGGAGCGCGCGGCGCAAGACTTGGCGCGCGTGAAGGACTTGGCGGCGGAGCTGACCGCACGGGCGGCGGTGCTGGAGGAACAGGCCAAGGCGGCGGCCCGCTGGCGGGAAATCAACGCGGCCCTGCAGGCGCACCGCGCGGCGCGCACGGCGAAGGAGTGGCTGGCGGCGCGGGCGCGGCTGGAGGAGGCGCAGCGGGATCTGGCCGCGGCGCGCGAGGGGCTGGCGGCGGCGGAAGGCGACGCGCAGGCGGCTGCAACAGCCGCGGCGCGGGCGGCGGAGGAAGAGCAGCGGCTGCGGGAACGGCTGGATGAGGCCCGGGCCGCATTGCACGCGGCGCAGTCGGAGCTGGAGGGGGCGCGGCACCGGCTCGAGCTGGCGACGGCGCAGTGGAACGGCGCCAAGAAGCGCCTGGAGACGCTGGAGGACGAGCTCGCCCGCTACGAAGCGGAGCGCGCGGAAGCGGAAGCGCGGGCGGCGGCGGCGCGGGAGGAGCTGGCCCGGGAGCAGGAAAGCGTGGAACAGCTGGCGCATAAGGCGGCGGCCGCGGAGGAGCGGCTGGCGGCGCACGACGCGGCTAACGCGGACGCGTACGCGAAGCTGGAAGCGCTGCGGGAGGAATTGCTGGCGGCCCGGCAGCGGGCGGCCTTGTGCGCAGGCGAGCTGCAGCGCTTGGCGGAGGAGGCCGCGCGGCGGGAGCAGGAGCGAGAGCGCTGGCGCCTGGCCGCGGCGGACGCCGAGCGCCGGCTGGCCGAGGCGGAAGTGGCGCTGGCGGCGGCTCGAGAGGAGTTGCGGCGGGCCGAGGAGGCGGTACGCGGGCGGCGCGAGGAGGCCGAGCGACTGGCGCAGGCGCTGCAGGCGGCGCGGGCCGCGCTGGATGGGCGGCGGCGAGCGCTGGAGGCGGCGCGGGCGGCGCTGCAGGAGGCGCAGGCCCACCGGCGGGCGCTGGAGCGGCTGGAGGAAGAACATGTGGGATACCGCCCGGCGGTGCGGGCGGTGCTGGGAGCGGCCGCTGAGCTCGGGGGCATCCGCGGGCCGGTCGCGCAATTGCTGGACGTGCCGGCGGAATACGGAAACGCGATCCAAGCTGCGTTGGGCCCCGCGGCCCAGTACATCGTCGTCGACGACGAGCGGGCCGTGCAGCGGGCTATCGAGTTTTTGCGGAAACAGCGCGCCGGGCGGGCCACCTTCATGGCGCTGGACGCTGTCCGACCTCGCCCGCGGCCTGAAGAAGCCCGCGCGCTGCTACAGACTGCTGGGGTACTGGGCGTCGCCGCGGACCTGGTGCAGTTCGATCCTTCGGTGCGCCCGGTGGTGGAATATTTGCTGGGCCGCATCCTGGTGGTGGCCTCGCTGCCCGAGGCGCAGGCTCTCGCCCGGCGGCTGCCTGCCAGCCTGCGGTTGGTGACCCTGACGGGAGAGCTCCTGGTGCCGGGCGGTCCCGTGACGGGCGGCGCCGAACCCGGCCACGAGGGCGACGGGCTGCTGGCGCGCCGTCGCGAGCTCAAGGAGTGGCAAGCCAAGGAGCGGCGGGCCGCGGAGGAGCTGGCGCGCTGCCAGGAGGCGTTGCACGCGGCGGCTCAGCAGGTGGAGGCGCTGGAGCAGACGGCGGCGGCGAGCCAGGACGACGTGCAGCAAGAGGCGTTGCTGCTGGCGGAGCGCCGCCAGCGAGCGGCGCAGGCGGAAGCCGACGCGGCCGGGGCGGCCGCCGCGCTGCGGGAGGCGCGCGAGCGGCTGGCGGAGCTGGAGCGGCAGGCCGCCGGGGACACCGAACGGGCGCAGCGGCTCCGGGCGGAGGCGGCGGAGCTGGAGGAGCGCGTGCAGGCGCTGCAGGCGCAGGTGGAGCAGCTGGCGGCCGCGAGCCGCGAGGTGGAAGCGACGCGCCGCCGCCTGGCCGAGGAGCTGGCAGAGGTGCGGGCGCGGCTGGCGGCGCGGCAGGAGAGCTGGCGGGGCGCCCAGCGCGAGCTGGCCCGCTGGGAGGAGGCGCTGCGGCAGGCGCAGGCCGGCGCGGAGCGGCTGCGGCGGCAGCGCGCGGAGGCGGACCATGAACTGGCGGAGCTGAGCGCCGCGCTGGAAGCCCTGCGGGCGGACCTTCCTGCCAAGGAGGAGGCCGCACAAGCAGCGCAGGCGCGGCTGGAGCAGGCCAGCCTGGCCCTGGAGGAGGCGCAGCGCCGCAGCCGGCAAGCGCGCGCGGCCGTCGCGCAGGCGGAGCAACAGCTGGCGGCCTGGCGCGAGCGGGTGTGGGCTCTGGAGACGGCCGCGGCGCGCCACGCCGCGGCGCTGGAGAGCGCGGCGCAGCGCCTCGCGGAGCTGGACCTGTCGCCGGAGCAGGCGGAGGCGGCGGCTCGCCAGGAGGGGGCGTCGGCCCGGGTGCTGCGGGAGCTGGAGGAGGAGCTGCTGCAGCTAGGGGCCGTAAACTTGGGGGCGGAGCAGGAGCTCGCGGAGCTGCGGCAGCGCCTCGACTTTCTCAAGGCGCAGCAGGAAGACCTGGAGCGAGCCGCGGCCGACTTGGAGCAAGCCATCCGCCGCCTGGACAAGTTGTCGCAGGAGCGCTTCGAGGAGGCATTCCGGCGGGTGGCTCGACACTTCGACGAAACGTTCCGGCGCCTGTTCGGCGGCGGCAAGGCGCAGCTGTCGCTGCTGGAGGACGGCGGCGTCGACGTGCACGTCCAGCTGCCCGGCAAGCGGCCGCAGCACCTGTTGGCCCTGTCGGGGGGCGAGCGCGCGCTGACGGCCATTGCTCTCTTGTTTGCGCTCCTGAAAGTGCAGCCCAGCCCTTTCTACGTGCTGGACGAGATCGACTCCGCACTGGACGAGGCCAACTTGGCGCGCTTTCAGACGCTGCTGCGGGAGGCGGCCCAGGAAGCGCAGTTTATCGTTGTCACGCACCGGGCCACGACGATGGAGACGGCCGACGCGCTCTACGGCGTCACGTCCGCCGAGCCGGGCGTTTCCACCGTGGTGTCCCTCAGCTTGCAGGAAGCGTTGTCGACGGTCAGCTGAAGGAGAGGAAGGCGAAGACGTGGGATTGGCAGGCGGTTGGCTGCAACGGCTGAAAGAGGGTCTGGCCCGCACCCGGGAAGGCCTGAAGGAGCGGGTGGACGAGCTACTTACCGGCCGCGGCGGCCGCATTGACGAGTCAGTCTACGAAGGGCTGGAGGAAGCGCTGATCTTGGCCGACACGGGCGTGGCGGCCACGATGCGCATTATCAACGGCTTGCGGGAGCGGGTGCGCGCGGAGAAGCCCCAAAGCGAGCAGGCCGTCAAAGCGCTGCTCAAAGAGGAAATTCTCGGCCTGCTCAAGCCCGTCGCGCAGCCTTTGGCGTGCAACGAGCAGGGCTTGACGGCCATGCTCGTCGTCGGCGTCAACGGCGCCGGCAAGACGACCACCATCGGCAAGCTGGCCCACCGGTTTGTCGCCGCGGGTAAGCGCGTCGTCATTGGCGCGGCCGACACGTTTCGCGCCGCGGCCATCGAACAGCTGCAGGCGTGGGGCCAACGCACCGGCGCGACCGTCATCGCTCAGCAAGCCGGTGCCGATCCGGCGGCAGTGGCCTTCGACGCCGCCGCGGCGGCCATGGCGCGAGGCGCCGACGTGCTGATGGTGGATACGGCGGGCCGGCTGCAGACCCGCGCTAACTTGATGCAGGAGCTAAGCAAGGTACACCGCGTGCTGGTCCGGCAGCTGGGACGGCCGCTGGACGAGGTGCTGCTGGTCTTGGACGCGACGACGGGCCAAAACGGCTTGTCGCAAGCCAGGCTGTTCAGCGAGGCCGTTCCCGTCACCGGCATCGCCCTCACCAAGCTGGACGGTACCGCCAAAGGCGGCATCGTCATCGCCATCGCGGAGGAACTCAAACTGCCTGTGAAGCTGGTGGGCGTGGGCGAGCAGGTGGACGATCTGCAGGACTTCGACCCCGAGGCGTTCGTCGAAGCGCTCTTCGCTTGACAGGCGAACGGCCCATTCTGTATACTCACACCTGTAAAGTCCACGGGCTTAACAGAGGTGCATGCACGCAACGTGTCGACGGCCAAAAAGGTCCGCATGAACCTTCTCTACGATTTCTACGGCCAGCTGCTGACGAAAAAGCAGCGCACATTTTTCGACTTGTACTACCAGGATGATTTGTCGCTGGGCGAGATCGCGGCGCAGCACGACGTGACCCGCCAGGCGGTGTACGACATCCTCAAGCGCTCCGAGCGCACCCTGGAGGCGTTTGAGGCCAAGCTCAAGCTGGTGGAGCGTTTTTTGCGCGGCCAGCAGGTCCTCCGGCAAGTAGAGAAGGACCTGGCGGCGTTGGCCGACGACGTGGCGAAGCTCGTGGACGGAGAGAAAGGCCGGGAAGTGGTCGAGCGCATCCGCGCCATCGGCCGGCTGGTGCAGTCGCTGGCGGAGACCGACAAGTAGAGGCGGTGTCGCGTTGTTCAGCAACTTGGCGGAAAAGCTGCAGTCGGCCCTCGACAAGCTGCGCGGGCGGGGCAAGCTGACCGAGAAAGACGTGGACGAAGCGCTGCGGGAAGTCCGCCTCGCGCTGCTGGAGGCCGACGTCAACTTCCGCGTCGTCAAGGACTTCATCGCCCGGGTCCGGGAGCGGGCCGTGGGCGAGGAGGTCATGAAGAGCCTGACGCCCGGCCAGCAGGTCATCAAGATCGTCTACGAAGAGCTGACCGCGCTGCTGGGCGGAAGCCAAGCCAAGTTGCAGTTTTCCGGCCGGACGCCCCACGTGGTCATGCTGGTGGGGCTGCAAGGCGCGGGCAAGACGACGACGGTGGCCAAGCTGGCCGCGCTGCTGCGGCGGCAAGGGCACCGGCCGCTGATGGTGGCGGCCGACGTGTACCGGCCGGCGGCCATTAAGCAGCTGCAAGTGCTGGGCCAGCAGTTGAACGTCCCGGTCTTCGCGCTGACGGAAAAGGACGACCCGGTTGAGATCGCCAAGGGCGGCGTCGCCCACGCGCGGGCGTACGGCAACGACGTGGTGCTCATCGATACGGCGGGCCGGCTCCACGTGGACGCGGAGATGATGGACGAGCTGGCCCGCATCGCCCGCGAGGTGGAGCCGAAAGAGACGCTGCTGGTGCTCGACGCGATGACCGGCCAGGAAGCGGTCAACGTCGCCGTTAAGTTCAACGAGCGGCTGAATCTGACCGGGTTCATCATGACGAAGATGGACGGCGACGCCCGCGGCGGCGCCGCACTGTCGGTCAAAGCCGTGGTGGGCAAGCCCATCAAGTTCGTCGGCGTCGGCGAGAAGCTGGATGCGCTGGAGCCTTTCCACCCGGACCGCGCGGCGTCGCGTATTCTGGGCATGGGCGACGTGCTGACGCTCATCGAAAAGGCGCAAGCGGCCATCGACGAGCAGACGGCGCAGAAGATGGCCGAGAAGCTGCGCACGGCCGACTTCACGCTGGAAGACTTCCTGGAGCAGATGCAGCAGCTCCGGAAAATGGGGCCGCTGGACCAGCTGCTCGGCATGCTGCCGGGCTTCGGCCCGCAGCTGAAGGGCCTGCGGGTCGACGAGAAGCAACTGGTCGTCATGCAGGCCATCATCCAGTCCATGACGCCGGAGGAGCGGGCCAACCCGTCCATCATCAAGGGCAGCCGCAAGCGGCGCATCGCCGCCGGCAGCGGCACCTCGGTGCAGGACGTCAACCGCCTGCTGAAACAGTTCGAGCAGACGAAAGCCTTGTTCAAGCAGCTGGGCGGCCAGGGCGGCCGGCGCCGGGGCATGTGGGCCCGCTTGTTCCAAAACTGACGCTTTCCACCCATTGCTTGGTTCCTGATCAGGGAGCCGACGCGGAAACGGAGGTGACAACGTGGCGGTTCGCATTCGCCTGACCCGGATGGGGGCCAAGAAGCAGCCGTTTTACCGCTTGGTCGTCGCCGACGCGCGCACGCCGCGCGACGGGCGCTATATTGACCAGCTCGGCTACTACAACCCTCTGACCGAGCCGGCGGAGATCGTGATTGACGAGCAAAAGGCGCTCGATTGGCTGCGCAAGGGCGCTCAGCCGTCCGACACCGCGCGGGATCTGCTGCGGAAGGCCGGCATCTGGCAGAAGTTCAAGCCGTCGGAGTAAGGTCGCGAGGGGGACGGCTCGTGAAGGAGCTGTTGGAGTACGTCGCGCGCCAACTGGTGAGTCGCCCGGAAGCCGTGGAAGTGCATGAGGTCGCGGGCGAGCGGTCGGTGGTGCTGGAGCTGCGCGTGGACGACGAGGACCTCGGGCGCGTCATCGGGCGCCGGGGGCGCGTCGCTCGCGCCTTGCGGACCCTGATCAAGGCGGCGGCGGCGCGCGAAGGGCGCCTAGTACACGTGGAGATCGTCGACTGACGGGCATGGACGAGCTGGTTTCCATCGGGCGGGTGACGGCGCCCCACGGCGTGCGGGGCGAGGTGCGGGTCCTGCCGCTGACCGACTTTCCCGAGCGCTTTCGGGTCGTGCAGCGGCTGTTCGTCAGGCGGCCGCGGGCACAAGCCCCGGAGGAGCGGCGGGTCGAGCAGGTTCGGTTCCATAAGCAGTTCGTCATCGTCAAGCTGGAAGGCATCGACACCCGCAACGACGCGGAGACGCTGCGGCGCGCCTTGCTGCAGGTGGCGCCAGACGAAGTGTATCCGTTGCCCGAAGGGTACTACTACGTGTTCCAGATCGTCGGCTTGCGCGTCTTTGATCAAGACGGGCGCGAGCTCGGTGTCGTCGACGACGTGTGGTTTACGGGCGCCAACGACGTGTACGTCGTCAAGGCTTCGGACGGCCGCGAGATCTTGCTGCCCGCCGTGCGTGAGTTCATCCTGCGCATCGACTTAGAGAGCGGGCGCATGGACGTGCGGCTGCTGCCGGGGTTGGAGTGACCTCATGCGCATCGACGTCTTGACGTTGTTTCCCGAAATGTTTGCCGGGCCCTTGGACCACAGCATCGTGGGCCGGGCCCGCAAACAGGGAATCTTGGAGATTCGGTTGGTCAACATCCGAGACTTCGCCACGGACAAGCACCGGCAAGTGGACGACACGCCTTACGGGGGCGGCCCGGGCATGGTCATGAAGCCGGAGCCCATCTACGCCGCCGTGGAGGCAGTCGCGGGTCCGCGGCGCTTGCCGTGGGAGGAAAACGGGCCGGAGGCGGAGGGCGGTCCAGGCCAGGCGCACGTGATCCTGCTGGATCCGCAAGGTGTGCCGTTCACCCAGGCGAAAGCGTGGGAGCTGGCCGCCAAGGAGCACCTGGTGCTCATTTGCGGACACTACGAAGGCGTCGACGAGCGAGTGCGAGCCATCGTCGACGAAGAGCTGTCCATCGGCGATTACGTCCTGACGGGCGGGGAGCTGGCAGCCATGGTGGTCATCGACGCGGTCTGCCGGCTGCTGCCGGGAGCGCTGGGCGAGGCCGAGTCGGCCAAGCAGGAGTCCTTCGAAGGTTTCGTGCTGGACCACCCGCACTACACGCGGCCCTTCGAGTTCCGCGGTATGAAAGTGCCGGAGATCTTGCTCAGCGGGCATCACGAGGAAATCCGGCGCTGGCGGCGGCGGGAAGCTCTGAAGCGGACGCTGGAGCGCCGGCCAGACTTGCTGGAGAAGGCGCCGCTCTCCGAGGAAGACCGCCGCATGCTGGCCGAGCTGCGGGCGGCGCGCGGCGAAACGGCGCAGTAGTTGTCGGCCGTGGGAGCCCGTGGTAAAATAGCGCGGTCCCACGATGCGCGTAGCGAGCAAGTGGCTGCAAGGAGTGAACGGAAGTGGACATCATTCGCTCCATCGAGCAAGAGCAAATGCGCACCGACTTGCCGGATTTCAAGCCCGGCGACACGGTTCGCGTGCACGTTAAGGTCATCGAGGGCGATCGCGAGCGCGTCCAGGTCTTCGAAGGCATCGTGATGCGGCGCAGCGGCGGCGGCCTGAGCGAGACGTTCACCGTGCGCAAGATTTCCGCCGGCGTCGGCGTCGAGCGCCTGTTCCCGCTGCATTCGCCGCTGATCGAAAAGATCGAAGTGGTCCGGCGGGGTCGGGTGCGCCGCGCGAAGCTGTACTATCTGCGGGACCGCGTCGGTCGCGCTGCTCGGATTGAAGAGCGCCGCGCCTGACGGGGGTGCGGCGCCTTGCCGGGCGACAACGGGCGAAGGGGCGCGTTGAAGTCGGAGATCCGCGAGTACATCGAGGCGCTGCTGCTCGCCGTCATCTTGGCGGGACTGATTATCGCCTTCGTCGCGCAGTCGTTCCTCGTGCACGGCAGCTCCATGGAACCGACGCTGTCGGACGGCGAGCGGCTGCTGGTGGATAAGATTACGTATCGCCTGCGGCCGCCGGAGCGGGGCGAAATCATCGTCTTCCACTACCCCGCGGATCCGAAGCGCAAGTTCATCAAGCGCGTCATCGGGCTGCCCGGCGACGTGATTCAGATTCGCGGCCATCAGCTGTATCTGAACGGCGTGCCCGTCGAGGAACCGTACATCAACGGTCCGATTCTGGAGTCGTTCGGCCCCGTGCGCGTGCCCGAGGGGCACGTGTTCGTCCTCGGCGACAACCGCAACAACTCGGACGACAGCCGGTATCCGGACGTCGGCCCGGTGCCGATGGAGATGATCGTAGGCGTAGCCCGCCTGGTGTACTGGCCGCCGAGCCGCATCGGTCTCATCCGTGTGCCGGCGGTTTTTGCGGCGCTGGAGCGCTAGATTCCGACGGGACCGGCAGGCTCCGTCCGCGGCGGATCGCGCTCGCGGCCGCGGCAAGGAGGCGAGCACGATCGAGCTGCAATGGTACCCGGGCCATATGGCCAAGGCCCGGCGCGAGCTGCAAACCCGCCTCAAACTGGTCGACGTCGTCTTGGAGGTTATCGACGCCCGCATACCGGATACGTCGCGTCACCCGCGGCTGGTCGTCTCGGGGCGGCCGCTGCCGCGGGTGTTGCTGCTTTCCAAAGCGGATCTGGCCGACGCAGCGGCAACCCGGGAGTGGCTGGAGTATTTCCGCGCCCAGGGCTGGCCGGCGCTCGCGGGCGACTTGCGCTCAGGCGCCTGGGTGGCTCGTGCCCGGCGGCTGCTGCAGGAGACGGCCTCGCCCAAGCGCCCGGGAGTAGTGCGGGTGCTGGTCGCGGGGCTGCCCAACGTGGGCAAGTCTACCGCCATCAACAGCCTGGCCGGGCGCAGCAAGGCGCGCACCGGCGCGACGGCCGGAGTCACGCGGTCGTTGCAGTGGCTTTCCGGCGGGCCGGGCCTGCAGCTGCTGGACAGCCCGGGCGTCTTGTGGCCGGAGCGAACGACCGGGTTGGCCGCCGTGTACCTTGCAGCCACGGGCACGGTGCCGGAGACCGCCTATGACCCGCTGGAGGCGGCCAAGGAGCTGCTGGCCCTGCTCATCGAGCGGTTTCCCGAACGGGTCGCCGCGCGGTATGGGCCGGAGCTGCTGGCGGACACCGACCCGTTGGCGTACGTCGGCCGGCGGCGCGGGTGCTTGCTGCCGGGCGGCGGGGTGGACCTGGAACGGGCGGCGGCGGTGGTGCTGGGCGATTTCCGGGAAGGGCGGCTGGGCCGCTTGACGCTGGAGCAGCCGCCGTCCGGCGAGGCGGCAGGCGAGGACCGGGCGGGCGGAGAGGTGCCGGCCCGCGAGGCCGGCGAGTCGCCGGGCGCGGGCGAAGGGTGAAGCGCGCGATGGGCATGGCGACGATGGATGCGCCGCTGGTGGCCGGCGTGGACGAAGCGGGACGCGGTCCGTGGGCCGGCCCCGTCGTCGCGGCCGCGGTCATCCTCGGGCCCGCGGCGCCGCCGGGGCTGGCGGACTCCAAGACGCTCTCGGCCGCCCAGCGGGAGCGGCTGTTCACCGCCATCGTGGAGCAGGCGCTGGCGGTCAGCTACCGGGTCGTCTCGGCGCGGCGCATCGACCGCACGGACATTCTGCGCGCGACGCTGGCGGCCATGCGGGAAGCGGTACTGGCGCTGCCCGTGGCACCGGCCTTCGTTTACGTGGACGGCCAGCAGACGATTCCCGGCTTGTCCGTGCCGCAGCAGGCGGTCGTCGACGGCGACGACCTGCTACCCGTCGTCTCCGCCGCGAGCATCGTGGCCAAAGTGGTGCGCGACCGCATCATGACCGCATGGGACGCGGTATATCCGGCCTACGGTTTCGCCCGGCACAAAGGCTACGGCACCCGCGAGCACGCGGCGGCGCTGGCCGCGCACGGGCCCTGTCCGCTGCATCGCCGCTCGTTCGCCCCCGTGCGGCGGCTGGCTAAAGAGCAGGAAACGGCAGGTTCCGTGTCCAAATAGTGTAAATATGGTGCGTTTCGTGCCTATTCGCGAGCTGCAGCCCGGGTCCGTGGTAGCGCGCGCCATCGTCGGCCTGAACGGCGCACCGCTGGCGCGGGACGGCGTCGCGCTGTCGGAGGAGCTCATCGGCCGCCTGGAGGCGATGGGCTTTCCCGGCGCGTACGTCGACGACCCGCAGGCGCTGCTGCCCGATAAGCCCGAGCTCATGGCCGACGCCACGCGGGCCGCGGTAATGAATCGGGTCTGGCACACCTTTCGAGAGCTCGAACAAGGCAGCGCACGGGAGTACGGAGAGCTGGCGAGTCGCCTATCCGCCATCATCGAAGATGCGCTGTCCGTTCCGCACGTGCTCGACAACCTGACGGATTTGCGCAGCCACGACGTCTATACGTTCGGCCACTCGGTCAACGTGGCGGCGCTGTCGCTGCTCATCGGCCACGACCTGGGCCTGTCGCCCGAGCAGCTGCACACGCTGGCCCTCGGCGCGCTGCTGCACGACATCGGCAAGATCGCCGTGCCGGTCGAGATCTTGCGCCGGCCGGGCCCGCTCAGCGACGAGCAATGGCGGCGCATCGTCGATCATCCCCGCGTGGGCTACGACATCCTCCGCCTCTACTACGGCTTCAGCCTCGCCATTTGCCATATCGCATACCAGCACCACGAGCGGCTGGACGGCAGCGGCTATCCCCGCGGCTTGCGGGGCGACGCCATCCAGCGCTACGCGCGCATCGTGGCGGTCGTCGACCTTTTTGACGCCATGCGAACGGAGCGCGTCTACCGCCCCAGCATCCCGGTGCACCAGGTCCGGGAAGAAATCCGGCGGGGCCGCGGGACGGCGTTTGCTCCGGACGTGGTAGACAGCCTGCTGCGGCGGGTCGCGCCGTACCCGGTGGGCACTGCCGTGCGGCTGAGCACGGGCGAGGTGGGCGTCGTCACCGAGGTGCCGCTGGATTCCCGGGACCGGCCCGTCGTGCGGGTGTTGATGAGTCCGTCGGGGGAGGCCGTGGAGGGCGTCGTGGTGCGGAGGCTGGCCGAGCACGCGAACGTCGCCATCGAGCGGGTGTTGCCGGGCCTCGGGAAGGATATGGCGCATGGCGAGTCCGCGTGAGCCCGCGCGGCGGGGCCGAGCCGCGGAAGAGGCGGCGGCTGCGCTGCTGCAGCAGCAAGGCTGGCAAATCTTGCGCCGCAACTATCGCACGCGGCGGGGCGAGATCGACCTGATCGCCCGCGACGGCGCCACTATCGTGTTCGTTGAGGTAAAGGCGCGGCGCGCCGGCGAAACGAGTTCGCTGGAAGCCGTGGATGCGCGCAAGCGGCGGCGCATCGTGCGGGCGGCGCTGGAGTTTCTGGCGTCCCGCCGGCTGCGGGGCGTCGCCGTGCGCTTCGACGTCGTCACCGTGGTGCTCGGTTGCGACGGGCGCCCGCAGGCGGCGCGCGTGCTGAAGAACGCGTTCGCGGCCGACGAGTAGCGAAAGCCGGCGAGTAGCAAAAGCCGAGAGGACTTGGGCGGTCACCGTCTAACTACGTCCTATGTCTCATCGCGTCTCACTGCGCCGCTGGAAGCGACGGCGCCAGG from the Bacillota bacterium genome contains:
- a CDS encoding 16S rRNA processing protein RimM, with translation MDELVSIGRVTAPHGVRGEVRVLPLTDFPERFRVVQRLFVRRPRAQAPEERRVEQVRFHKQFVIVKLEGIDTRNDAETLRRALLQVAPDEVYPLPEGYYYVFQIVGLRVFDQDGRELGVVDDVWFTGANDVYVVKASDGREILLPAVREFILRIDLESGRMDVRLLPGLE
- a CDS encoding tRNA (guanosine(37)-N1)-methyltransferase TrmD — translated: MRIDVLTLFPEMFAGPLDHSIVGRARKQGILEIRLVNIRDFATDKHRQVDDTPYGGGPGMVMKPEPIYAAVEAVAGPRRLPWEENGPEAEGGPGQAHVILLDPQGVPFTQAKAWELAAKEHLVLICGHYEGVDERVRAIVDEELSIGDYVLTGGELAAMVVIDAVCRLLPGALGEAESAKQESFEGFVLDHPHYTRPFEFRGMKVPEILLSGHHEEIRRWRRREALKRTLERRPDLLEKAPLSEEDRRMLAELRAARGETAQ
- a CDS encoding 50S ribosomal protein L19, whose product is MDIIRSIEQEQMRTDLPDFKPGDTVRVHVKVIEGDRERVQVFEGIVMRRSGGGLSETFTVRKISAGVGVERLFPLHSPLIEKIEVVRRGRVRRAKLYYLRDRVGRAARIEERRA
- the lepB gene encoding signal peptidase I; the protein is MKSEIREYIEALLLAVILAGLIIAFVAQSFLVHGSSMEPTLSDGERLLVDKITYRLRPPERGEIIVFHYPADPKRKFIKRVIGLPGDVIQIRGHQLYLNGVPVEEPYINGPILESFGPVRVPEGHVFVLGDNRNNSDDSRYPDVGPVPMEMIVGVARLVYWPPSRIGLIRVPAVFAALER
- the ylqF gene encoding ribosome biogenesis GTPase YlqF, with translation MAKARRELQTRLKLVDVVLEVIDARIPDTSRHPRLVVSGRPLPRVLLLSKADLADAAATREWLEYFRAQGWPALAGDLRSGAWVARARRLLQETASPKRPGVVRVLVAGLPNVGKSTAINSLAGRSKARTGATAGVTRSLQWLSGGPGLQLLDSPGVLWPERTTGLAAVYLAATGTVPETAYDPLEAAKELLALLIERFPERVAARYGPELLADTDPLAYVGRRRGCLLPGGGVDLERAAAVVLGDFREGRLGRLTLEQPPSGEAAGEDRAGGEVPAREAGESPGAGEG
- a CDS encoding ribonuclease HII, producing MGMATMDAPLVAGVDEAGRGPWAGPVVAAAVILGPAAPPGLADSKTLSAAQRERLFTAIVEQALAVSYRVVSARRIDRTDILRATLAAMREAVLALPVAPAFVYVDGQQTIPGLSVPQQAVVDGDDLLPVVSAASIVAKVVRDRIMTAWDAVYPAYGFARHKGYGTREHAAALAAHGPCPLHRRSFAPVRRLAKEQETAGSVSK
- a CDS encoding HD-GYP domain-containing protein, which translates into the protein MVRFVPIRELQPGSVVARAIVGLNGAPLARDGVALSEELIGRLEAMGFPGAYVDDPQALLPDKPELMADATRAAVMNRVWHTFRELEQGSAREYGELASRLSAIIEDALSVPHVLDNLTDLRSHDVYTFGHSVNVAALSLLIGHDLGLSPEQLHTLALGALLHDIGKIAVPVEILRRPGPLSDEQWRRIVDHPRVGYDILRLYYGFSLAICHIAYQHHERLDGSGYPRGLRGDAIQRYARIVAVVDLFDAMRTERVYRPSIPVHQVREEIRRGRGTAFAPDVVDSLLRRVAPYPVGTAVRLSTGEVGVVTEVPLDSRDRPVVRVLMSPSGEAVEGVVVRRLAEHANVAIERVLPGLGKDMAHGESA
- a CDS encoding YraN family protein — encoded protein: MASPREPARRGRAAEEAAAALLQQQGWQILRRNYRTRRGEIDLIARDGATIVFVEVKARRAGETSSLEAVDARKRRRIVRAALEFLASRRLRGVAVRFDVVTVVLGCDGRPQAARVLKNAFAADE